The nucleotide sequence acatatatatatatatatatatatatatatatatatatatatatatatatatatatataatttaatcaagagggaagcacttttttgggggaaagTGGGGGGAAGtgatttttttcgttttttaaaaaaaatttgttcacgaacattatagattagatgaaaatatgaacatttaaaaaagacactttatgATGATTGTCATTATTtttgcggaaaaacgctcgaagaaaaaaataaaaacattcaatgctttgaatgttttgctgctgagtttttcttaaggggttagaaattaggtttagaaattagggggttataatTTAGGGTTTAtctattagggttttgggtttagaaattagggtttagattgaatattttaacacgaatggtttagagtttaaggtttagggttttcgACCCAAAACctaaagccctaaaccctaaactctaaatcgggctaaattcgaaaaaaacacttcacacaagatgaaaacaaaacgattcaAATAAACTTAGCAGCAAAATATTcattgcattgaatgtttttatttttttcttcgagtgttttcccgccaaaataatgacattcatcacaaagtgtcttttttaaatgttcatatttttatctaatctataatgttcgtaaaaaatgttttttcaaaaaacgaataaataaataaaaaaaatttgcttcctcttaaaaagtgcttccctcttgattataacgctactatatatatatatatataatatatatatatatatatatatatatatatatatatatataatggctaTTTGTCCGTTTCTATCTTGTCTATTATTTTCGTTTTATTTTGTTTTTGTTGAATAAAAATATCAAAGCAGGTGATGTACCATACATCATATTCGGGGGTTAAAATTAGGTtgcatttttattttaattttatttatatttcccTAAATATAAAATATCTGAAATAGAAATGATAGCAACAAAATTAGTTGAACATATGTATTCGTAGAATAATTGAAACCCCCAACAGTTAAATAATTGGATAGAAAATATTACGCCATTGGTACCTGTAGTTTGTTTGTATTATCATAACAACACCCAAATTTCTTTTTTTGCGTAGTTGGTACTTAAATTTTGTTTAACTTGCGTGATTGGTACTTCTGACTAACTGCAGTCAAATTTTAATGGTTAACCCCTTacatgtgccaaacatgtgagggtattttcgtcattttccTAATTTTTTTTGGTATAATTTAATTTTATCTTATTCCGGCAGCTTTGACGGAGCTCCGATGAAGTTACTGTATTACGTAAAATTAAATTTCAGGGGATCCCTGAATTTTGCCTTTGATAATGTTGGTTTGACCATTTTGAAATATACTGAGTATTTGTCActgttatatatgtatctataaaaGTTAAAGATGTTTAAGTCAGCTAGATGGAGGAGTGACAAGAACAAGATCAAATCTGTATTCAAATTGCAAACCCTAATTTAACAATCATCTTCAGTCAACTACCTAATCGTCTTCTCTCCACAGCCACTTACACCACCACCGGCACCGCTGCCACCATCCGGCACCGCTGCCGCCATCCGACATCAATGTTTATAACAAAGCTTCAACCGTCGATAGTGATTTCATTGAAACGAGGAAAAAAGTTACTTCTAACAACGATTGATCAAAAACACCGATTCAATTTATGAAACTACGTCCTTCTACACCTTCAAATTTTCCATCGAAACTAACCGTCAATCTTTGGAGCTCCTGAAACAAAAGGTTAGATTTTATCATTTATTTCCAATATTTCAATATACCTGTCTCTATTAAGAATATAGAATTTGTAGCTTTGGATTTGAGGTAAAGTCTTTAAATTCTATATCATTGAAAATGCGTACATATTTAAAATGAAATTAGAGTGAGGTGATTTCAACAAATTTGAACAGAATTAATGGTTGTAGTCTTGTAGAGATATATAGCCTGACACAAGTTCAATGGAATAAAATCAATTAAAATCAATTGAATAAAAGCTTCTTCAAGTTTAGATTTTTTTTCCTCTTCTAATTGTAACTAGTATATACGGAGTAATAATCGTcattatatattgtattattattaatattaattatgtaagaATGATCTTTTAAGGTTCATTGAGCGGATGGCTTTAGTCATAGGGTATGTTTGGTAAAACTAGCTGGAAGCTGCAGGCGTTTAGCTGAAAGCGTTTAGCTGAAGctttttaaatgtatttaattgtttGGCAAAGTAACTGAAGctgttataaaataaataaaatgacaaaaatggacactagaaaaaatacttaaatatcattatAAAAACTATGTAATAGTTACAAAACATAAATTAACAAATAATAAATATGATGTATGTGCAGTGTACTCtaagtataatattaatataacagtaAGAATGGTGTCATTAAAGAAAAAATGGCATATAACATTCATTCATAAACATTACATGCAGATATGGATTATTTTTATTAATGGTACGATATGAAAATATTATTTAATGGCAACGAAAAGTTGGTATATATCTCTATTGTTTTGAatatattaataaaaatggatACTTCGTAGTCTGAACGTAAAGAATTTTAAATATTTGGAGAGGGTATTTAAGTAAGCAAAATATCAAAAAGCTCTTCTTGATATCAAAGGCTACCTCACAAAGCGTTTAATTTTGAAGCTTTTACATCTGACAAAAAGCTTTAAGCTTGTTTAACCAAACGGAACCATTTATTTAACAGGATCTTTTTCGTAAAAATTAAAAGCTAAAAGCTCCAAAAAGCTCGCTTCCAAACATACCCATAatgcatttatttatatatattattatgtatctgtatgatttgattttgattagggttttgaGTGTTTGATATAGAAGGACGAATatgccctcacatgcatggcacatgtgaggggttaaccatCAAATTTTGACTGCAGTTAGGTTGGGGTACCAGCTACGATAATTAAACAAAACTGAGGTACCAACTACGCAAAAAAGAAAGTTTAGGTATTATGATGCAAATGcgaacaaaccacaggtaccaacagCGTAATTTTTTCAACTGGATAATCTTGCCACGtcatcctattttttttttttctccaCGTAAGCACACCTCTCAAAATTCACACCAACTCTTTGTATAAAAACCTCTCAACGGACTCAGTTTTCAACCAccccaaaatttacaaaacttaaaaagaaaaacaaaaaaccgACGACTTTTCAACACCACAACCGCCGGCAGCCATAACCTCACCGGAAAATGAATATTCCGGCAACTAAATTCTATTCATCTAAACGTCTTCCTAATGTTCAAGTACCTGTTCATCGCCGTCACATTCTTCATGAAAAACATTAAAACAAGTTTTCTATTTCGCATTTAAAAAGTTATCCGTTTCTTATAAATATAACTAACCTAGATTAAAAAAGGTATCAATTTTGCTTTCCGTGATTCGAACACGTAACCTAATTATTTCAGTTATCTGTTGCATTTAATTGCTTCATTATATAATTTATGTACAACCTGAGATTTTTCTGTACACATTTAGTGATCAACTGATCGCATTATTATCAAATCAAagtgatataaatacttatacatatagTAAAGCTACAGCTATGCCTTTCCAGATGAAGATTCAACCGATTGATATTCAGACTTTTGAAGAATCGGTTAATTTTGAGTCTCCAGCGACAGTTAAACCGGTTTTAAAATCTCGATTGAAGAGACTCTTTGATCGGAAGAATAATTCTGAGAAAACATACAGTGAAGTGAAAGATGTTGAACTCGAACCGAGTTCTgtatgtttggctaaaatggttcAAAATTTTATAGAAGATGCAGTTCCTGAAAAGCCGAAATGCGGTCGTACTCGTTGCAATTGTTTTAATGGTAACATTAATGATATTTCTGATGACGAATTCGATCTCTCTACTGCTGGATTCTTCGGTTATTCAACCGAAACTCTAAAGGTATATTACTAAATTACACATTCTAAAGATGAACTAGAATCTAATTAAACTAAGGCCCCGTTTGGTTTACTGAATCTGCCGAATTGAAATTGAATTTACACCTGACGCGTGTCTAAATTCAATTTCAATTTCGCCAAAATCCCATCAGAATCCTATCGGATAGGATTCTGTGAGTCAAACGGGGCTTAAATCTCGTAATTTTAAAAGGAAAATTGAATTGATTATGTAGAGTTTGACGCCTTGTTCGAGTATCACTCAACGAAATCTGTTAGCAGACACCGCCAAAATCATCGAGAAAAACAAAATCTGTAAACGGAAAGATGAATTGAGGAAACTTGTTGCTGAAGGATTAGTATTATTCGGTCACGATGCATCAATTTGTAAATCTCATTGGGAGAAAACATCATCCTATCCAGCAGGtactaattttatattttaagtttttaatttttatttaatttcaattttaatatttatattattaattttgtgtgtttttttttaattttaataataggtGAATATGAATATATAGATGTTATCAGTGAAGAACGAGATAGGATAATAATTGATATAGATTTTAGATCTGAGTTTGAAATAGCTCGACCTATGGGAAACTATAAAGCAATCCTTCAATCGTTACCGTACATTTTCGTCGGTGAAGCCGATCGTTTGCAACAGATTATTTCGATTGTTTCTGAAGCAGCGACACTGAGCTTGAAGAAGAAAGGAATGCATGTTCCTCCATGGCGGAAATTTGATTACATGAAATCTAAATGGCTGTCGTCACACATCCGTATACCGTCGCCGTTGACGGTGATACTACCTCCATTTCCGTCGCCGATGCCACCGACTCCACCGCCAACACCTGACGGAACCGCAGTACCGAAACAAGTTTTTTCTGAAGAGGCGGTTGAGTCGGAAACGAGGTCGTTGGAGTCGAGTCAAGGTAAAGGAGGTGATGCGACTGGTGAATTGTTGGAGATTAAGTCCGATGACGGTTTTGAGACGTCGGCGGTGGGGACGTGGCAGCCGCCGGCGATCAAACCGAGGAATGTAGAGAGAGGAAGTAAATTAGTGGTTACCGGATTAGCTTCTCTTTTCAGAGAGAAAGCATGATGGAATAAACAATTTTGGATCTTTATTTTTCTTAGTTTACTCATTTTCTAACGAGTAAAAACGACGATATTTTATATAGTTTTAGTCCTTGTTGAGCTCGTATATAAGTTGTAAAATGTTATAATAAAATAGTAAATATAATATTTCATTCATAGTTTTAAAACATGAAAAATATTCAAACGACGCTGGGTTTGTATATAACTCTCTctccgtcccaccacaagtgtTCACATTTTTATTTTGGGATGTCTCAgttcaagtgtccactttgtgtttcaaccaatgagaagaggttattctggagagaagatttctgattggttgagaatgaagttagtgggatttcctaaaactgtgtgcaaaaagtaagtggacacttgtagtgggacggaggtagttaggggtgttcataatatccgaatACGAATCCGTAATCCGAAAAATCcgaaaatccgatccgaaaatatccgaaaaatcggatatccgaattttcggatattcgaTTTTTCGGATTCGAGTTTCGGATAGAACTtttcaaaattttcggatattcgaatATCCGAAATTAAATACACTTTATTAATATTATACTATATAACTTTTagttaatttataaattaataattaatggtCTGTAAAAGAGTGAGAGTTCAAATAACTTCTTTTCAAAACCCCTAAATCTAAAACACTCTAATCCTCTCTGTATCTCATCTCATCTTTATTCTACATCTTTAATTCTCTACGCATCGATTCAGATCTAAAACTCTCTTTGAGATAACGATATACAAAGAGTGATGTTATATTTTGTAATCTTAGAGATCAGTTTTGGATATATATCTCAGTTTTGCTTGAGATACCTGAAATCTCCAGTTTTTATTTGATTTCATCTCAAAATCCTCAAGTCCACTGGATATTTCATCTCAGATCGGGTACTCTTTATTGGATGTGTTGTACTCCGTAATTCTTTATTTATGAACATTTGGATTGGATAATTTTGAAAACAAATAATTAGGTGCATCAGGACCATTAGACCCATCATAAATTCCAACAAAAACTCATCCATGTTTCTTTGAAACAACTACTTATATTCGTTCAAAAAGCATATGCAAGTTTTGAGTATGGTtacttttgtatatatatttttgttccATGTTTTATACATACAGATAAGATATACTTCAGTTTTCATTTCAACTTAAAAAATAGTTTCGGATAtttggataatccgatatccgaatccgaaatttcggatatccgaaaaccggatatccgaaatttcggattcggatatcggatgaccaaatccactatccgaattttcggatatccggttttgaacacccTAGTACAAATTTTgttgctgttcaaaaaaaaaaaaattaacgaggGTTGAGGTGTCCGCTTTCAGGCATAAATCGTttgcaataatattattaattaaatattattttaataatttattattacaaTATGCGTATCACTATTGATTTAAAAATAAAGCTTTCATTTTAATTACTTTACGTGACATTTGGGATTAAGTAGGgactaaaaaggaaaaaaaatggcttgaaagttaactttaaaaaaaaaaaaaaaaagattttttttttgtgatattcTAAATTACTGTAAttgtattaacttaaattaaaatttattgATCTAAATGAATAATACTTCTGTAATAGCTAGAACTAGTTGGGCGACCTGActttgcgccggttcttcacccttgattaacattaattacatagaTAATTATTGAGAAAGTAATTATTTATCAATTTTTTTCGTTTTGTCGAAGAAGGACcaaaaatagttatgtgattgatttgtaataagcgtgaaagtaaATATTCATCATTCTTTGTTTTACTTTTCGTTTTGTCGAGAGAAAAGATCCAAATGttcaatcaataaagtgagacgtacatcaacgattggtacaaactACTTTTCGTTTTGTCGAGAGAAAAGATCCAAATGttcaatcaataaagtgagacgtacatcaatgattggtacaaactatttatatattaatatatatgtgtatatatatatatatatatatatatatatatatatatatatatatatatatatatatataataacattagaacagttattaaaaaatgaggtacg is from Rutidosis leptorrhynchoides isolate AG116_Rl617_1_P2 chromosome 10, CSIRO_AGI_Rlap_v1, whole genome shotgun sequence and encodes:
- the LOC139871647 gene encoding uncharacterized protein isoform X1; amino-acid sequence: MPFQMKIQPIDIQTFEESVNFESPATVKPVLKSRLKRLFDRKNNSEKTYSEVKDVELEPSSVCLAKMVQNFIEDAVPEKPKCGRTRCNCFNGNINDISDDEFDLSTAGFFGYSTETLKSLTPCSSITQRNLLADTAKIIEKNKICKRKDELRKLVAEGLVLFGHDASICKSHWEKTSSYPAGEYEYIDVISEERDRIIIDIDFRSEFEIARPMGNYKAILQSLPYIFVGEADRLQQIISIVSEAATLSLKKKGMHVPPWRKFDYMKSKWLSSHIRIPSPLTVILPPFPSPMPPTPPPTPDGTAVPKQVFSEEAVESETRSLESSQGKGGDATGELLEIKSDDGFETSAVGTWQPPAIKPRNVERGSKLVVTGLASLFREKA
- the LOC139871647 gene encoding uncharacterized protein isoform X2, which codes for MKIQPIDIQTFEESVNFESPATVKPVLKSRLKRLFDRKNNSEKTYSEVKDVELEPSSVCLAKMVQNFIEDAVPEKPKCGRTRCNCFNGNINDISDDEFDLSTAGFFGYSTETLKSLTPCSSITQRNLLADTAKIIEKNKICKRKDELRKLVAEGLVLFGHDASICKSHWEKTSSYPAGEYEYIDVISEERDRIIIDIDFRSEFEIARPMGNYKAILQSLPYIFVGEADRLQQIISIVSEAATLSLKKKGMHVPPWRKFDYMKSKWLSSHIRIPSPLTVILPPFPSPMPPTPPPTPDGTAVPKQVFSEEAVESETRSLESSQGKGGDATGELLEIKSDDGFETSAVGTWQPPAIKPRNVERGSKLVVTGLASLFREKA